From Nocardia sp. XZ_19_385, the proteins below share one genomic window:
- a CDS encoding MarR family winged helix-turn-helix transcriptional regulator, producing MTSMPAAERLGSFLKRAEQAMAAAKTAALKPVGLTVPQYAALLYLDENPGISAAALARLCGVTPPTMNTVLGNLQERGLIERTPHAWHKNVLETRLTAKGEAVTKDADQRAIHVERTVAAEFSAAELKSLQSLLTRCADRFDSIRPD from the coding sequence ATGACGTCGATGCCCGCCGCCGAGCGCCTCGGTTCCTTCCTCAAGCGCGCCGAGCAAGCCATGGCGGCGGCGAAGACGGCGGCCCTGAAGCCGGTGGGCCTCACCGTCCCGCAGTACGCGGCGCTGCTGTACCTCGACGAGAACCCCGGAATCTCGGCGGCCGCACTGGCTCGCCTGTGCGGCGTCACGCCGCCCACGATGAACACCGTCCTCGGGAATCTGCAGGAACGCGGCCTGATCGAGCGCACCCCGCACGCCTGGCACAAGAACGTGCTGGAGACTCGTCTCACCGCGAAGGGCGAGGCGGTCACGAAAGACGCCGACCAGCGCGCCATCCATGTGGAGCGCACGGTGGCGGCCGAGTTCAGCGCCGCGGAGCTGAAGTCACTGCAGAGCCTGCTGACCCGCTGCGCGGATCGGTTCGACTCGATCCGGCCGGACTAG
- a CDS encoding SMP-30/gluconolactonase/LRE family protein, with translation MKLLRPVAATTAVAAAALLTACGSGSTAPSTPAPRVSTAFELPGDRVYPEGIAADSRTGATYVGSYTTGAIYRATPGAARAEVFLPAGADGRDTANGLKVDQAGRLWVTDSTKGVSVYDTGTRALLATFTVPGAAPRFVNDLAITPDGAAYLTDSVRAVVYRVTPDQVSRGGTADLTTAFDLSKTIPPRDGGFSFNGIVTDPTGKYLLVVDMPTGDLYRIATAPNSSTPIHKVTLDGGDLKNGDGLDLSATTLRVVHNRTNTLTRWTLSDDYASATRDAVFTDEALSIPTTMVYVGGKALVAASQFDKGGPMAPGTPVTPFEVLAVEGL, from the coding sequence ATGAAACTGCTGCGTCCCGTCGCCGCGACCACCGCCGTCGCGGCTGCCGCGCTACTGACCGCCTGCGGGTCCGGCTCGACCGCACCGAGCACCCCCGCGCCTCGTGTCAGCACCGCCTTCGAACTTCCCGGCGATCGCGTCTACCCCGAAGGCATCGCCGCCGACTCTCGCACCGGCGCAACCTATGTCGGCTCCTACACCACCGGCGCGATCTACCGCGCCACACCGGGTGCCGCGCGGGCCGAGGTTTTCCTGCCCGCGGGAGCCGATGGCCGCGACACCGCCAACGGGCTGAAGGTCGATCAGGCCGGTCGTCTCTGGGTCACCGACTCCACCAAGGGAGTCTCGGTGTACGACACCGGAACCCGCGCCCTACTCGCCACCTTCACCGTTCCCGGTGCCGCCCCGCGCTTCGTCAACGACCTGGCCATCACACCCGACGGGGCCGCGTACCTCACCGATTCCGTGCGCGCCGTCGTCTACCGTGTGACCCCGGACCAGGTTTCCCGGGGCGGAACCGCGGACCTGACAACAGCTTTCGACCTGAGCAAGACGATCCCCCCGCGCGACGGCGGCTTCAGCTTCAACGGCATCGTCACCGACCCCACCGGCAAATACCTCTTGGTCGTCGACATGCCCACCGGCGACCTGTATCGAATTGCGACAGCGCCGAATTCATCCACACCCATCCACAAGGTGACCCTCGACGGCGGCGATCTGAAGAACGGCGACGGCCTCGACCTGAGCGCCACCACCCTGCGCGTCGTCCACAACCGCACCAACACCCTGACCCGCTGGACCCTGTCCGACGACTACGCCTCCGCGACCCGCGACGCCGTCTTCACCGACGAAGCCCTGTCCATCCCCACCACCATGGTCTACGTCGGCGGCAAAGCTCTCGTCGCCGCTTCCCAGTTCGACAAGGGCGGCCCCATGGCTCCGGGCACGCCCGTAACCCCGTTCGAAGTCCTCGCGGTCGAAGGCCTCTGA
- a CDS encoding ZIP family metal transporter, whose product MLKALLYGLGTAVPLLIGAAIGLRWTLPKQVLASLMAFGAGTMIAAASSELFEPAFHQAGVWIAAAALFAGAGIYVVANHFIEAKLGAAAIGWALMLGTILDGVPENTALGVSLTSGGGLVLLVAVAVGNVPEAISGATLMRDKHNFSPGRAFWLWAATGLMLVLVTLLGYTLSDNLSPTHISTVQAFAGGATIAVLADSLMPEAYREGGWWVGMATAAGFLVAFVLAG is encoded by the coding sequence ATGCTGAAAGCGCTGCTCTACGGGCTCGGGACCGCGGTACCGCTGTTGATCGGGGCGGCGATCGGGTTGCGGTGGACGTTGCCGAAACAGGTGCTGGCGTCGCTGATGGCGTTCGGCGCGGGAACGATGATCGCGGCGGCGTCCTCGGAGTTGTTCGAGCCCGCGTTCCATCAGGCCGGGGTGTGGATCGCGGCGGCCGCGCTGTTCGCGGGAGCCGGGATCTATGTCGTGGCAAACCATTTCATCGAGGCGAAGCTCGGCGCCGCCGCCATCGGATGGGCGCTGATGCTCGGCACCATCCTGGACGGCGTCCCCGAGAACACCGCCCTCGGCGTCTCCCTCACCTCCGGCGGCGGCCTGGTCCTCTTGGTCGCCGTCGCCGTCGGCAACGTCCCCGAGGCCATCAGCGGCGCGACCCTGATGCGCGACAAACACAACTTCTCCCCCGGCCGCGCCTTCTGGCTCTGGGCCGCAACAGGTTTGATGCTGGTCCTCGTCACCCTCCTCGGATACACATTGTCCGACAACCTCTCCCCAACCCACATCAGCACCGTCCAAGCCTTCGCCGGCGGCGCCACCATCGCCGTCCTCGCCGACTCCCTCATGCCCGAGGCCTACCGCGAGGGCGGCTGGTGGGTCGGAATGGCCACCGCCGCAGGCTTCCTCGTCGCCTTCGTGCTCGCGGGCTGA
- a CDS encoding amidase, which translates to MGSFDYWPPASLPPGWHRFTLFHCPIGLWDIRFEDVRYEAIKSAPPEGCTVTELGRYFALECERPGPTFLDAVATTCALVRDRYGLSMYDLGIENVDEWSSDGLNGWGAKVLGQLVLMSVERAELLGYHIEDVVRFIRTVAVKTES; encoded by the coding sequence ATGGGTTCGTTCGATTACTGGCCGCCGGCCTCGTTGCCACCCGGCTGGCACCGGTTCACCCTGTTCCACTGCCCGATTGGGTTGTGGGACATCAGGTTCGAGGATGTGCGGTACGAGGCGATCAAAAGTGCTCCGCCGGAGGGGTGCACCGTTACCGAGCTAGGGCGGTACTTCGCGCTGGAGTGCGAACGGCCCGGGCCGACCTTTCTCGACGCCGTCGCCACCACCTGCGCCCTGGTCCGGGACCGCTACGGATTGTCGATGTATGACCTGGGCATCGAGAATGTCGACGAGTGGTCCTCGGACGGTCTGAACGGCTGGGGTGCAAAGGTTCTCGGGCAACTCGTGCTGATGTCTGTCGAACGGGCCGAGCTGCTGGGCTATCACATCGAGGACGTGGTCCGCTTCATCCGAACCGTGGCGGTCAAGACCGAGAGCTAG